The following is a genomic window from Eleftheria terrae.
CCACGGCCGGGCCGCGCGGCACCGCTGGCTGAACCGGCTGCTGGGCAGCCAGCTGTCGGGCTACCTGATCCTGCAGGCCTTCGCGCCCTACCGGCAGTCGCACGTGATCTACCACCACGGCCACCTGGGCGACGAGCGGCTGGACCCCGACTACCGGCTCTACATCGAGGACGGCCTGTACCACGGCATGACCCGCTCGCGCTTCTTCTGGCGCGAGGTGCTGGCCACGGCGCTGCTGCTGCGGGCGCCGGCCTACCTGGCCTACCTGGTGCGGCACCGCTCGGCCATGCTGCTCAGGCACAAGACCGAATTCGCCAGCATGGCGCTGCTGTGGGGCGCCATCCTGCTCGCGGTGGACCAGGTCGACGGCTGGAGCCTGCTGCTGCTGTACTGGGTGGTGCCCTTCCTGACCAGCTTCCTGGTGATCGGCCGCTTCATCGAGATCGCCGAGCACTACCCGCTGCTGGGCCAGGGCAATCCCGGCACCATCCTGCACGGCGCGCGCAACCGCTTCAGCCACCGGCTGGAGGCGTGGTTCTTCAGCCTGCACAGCGAGCACCTGCACCTGGTGCATCACCTGCGGCCGGACATTCCGTTCTGGAACGTCGGCAAGGCGCACCAGGTGATGCTGCAGGACCCGGAGTACGCGCGCGTCAACCGCGAGTTCGGCGGCATCTTCCTCTCCAGCAACGACAGGCCGGCCCTGGTGCCGGCCCTGCTGCGCGGCGGCATCGCCCTGCCGGGCGACGCGCCGTCCCCGTCGGCCCCGGCCGGCCTCTCCATCGACCCCTTGAACGGGGTCGCCTCTCACCACCCAATACCCGACCCCTCGCTGGGTCCGGGCAGGAGCACCTCATGAAGGCAGGCGACACCTCTCACCTCCCGACCTATCGTTCTGCCGCGCAGCGGCCGATGAACAGCCTGCAGCTGGCCTGGGCCATCTTCACCGAGCCCGCCGCGGCGTTCGACGCCCTCGAGCGCCAGCCCCGCTTCTGGTTTGCGCTGCTGGTGCCGGCGGCGCTCAGCGTGGCGGTCTTTCTCTGGTACTTCGGCGTGGTCGATTTCCCGTGGCTGACCGAGCAGATGCTCAGCGCCCACCCGAAGTTCGACGAGATGTCCGAGGCCGACAAGCGCGACGCGGCGCAGCTGTTCACCCGCGAGGTGATGCTGTGGTCCAGCGTCGCCTCGCTGGGCCTGGGCGTGCCGCTGCTGCGGGTGCTGGAGGCGGCCTACTACTCGCTGGCCGGCAAGCTCACCAATGTGCAGCATTCCTTCCGCCACTGGCTGGCGCTGGCGGCGTGGAGCAGCTTCCCGGCGGTGCTGATCAGCGTCGCCATGGTGCTGCCGCTGCTGCTCACCGACAACGGCCAGGTCACGATGGAAGGGCTCAACCCGCTGTCGCTGAACGAGCTGCTGTTCAACGTGCCGCGCAGCAGCGAGTGGCACACCCTGCTGACCACGCTGACCGTGCTGCATCCGTGGATGTGGTGGCTGGGCGTGCGCGCGGTGCAGGCCTGGAGCGGTCGCGGCGCGGGCTTCAGCAGTGCCTTCGCGCTGGCGCCGGTGGTCGCCGTCTACGGCGCGTGGACCCTCTTCATCCTGCTGTAGGCCCCGATGAACAAAAGGCAGTTGGTATTCGTGGGCGTGGCGCTGCTGGCGGCGGCCGGGCTCGCCTTCAAGATCAGCCGCGCCGAATCGGCCAAGGAGGTGGAGGCCGAAGCCGCGGTGCACCGCGTGCTGACGCCCACCATCCTGGCCTCCGGCTCGCTGACCTATGAAAGCCAGGTCACCCTGGTGTCCGAGATCGTCGGCCGGGTGCAGGAGGTCCTGGTGGAGGACGGCGACCAGGTCAAGCGCGGCCAGGTGCTGTTGCGGCTCGACCCGGAAGCCTCGCTGGCCGAGCTGGCGCAGCTGGAGGCCAACCGCCGCCAGGCGGCGCTGAACATCCAGCGGCAGCAGGTGCGGCGCGAGTCGACGCTGGCCAAGTGGAGGCGCTACGAGGCGCTGCGTGCCCAAGGCATGGTCGAGGCCATCAAGTTCGACGAGCTGGTCACCGAGAAGGACGTGGCCGAGGTCGAGCTGCAGACCAGCCGCGAGGCGCTGCGCCAGGCCGAGGCCGAGCTGCAGCAGGCGCGCGAGCGCCATGCCAAGACGGTGATCCGTGCGCCGATGGACGGCAAGGTCACCGCGGTCTATGTCAAGGCCGGCGAGACTGCGGTGCCGAGCGCCGCCAGCATCGCCGGCTCCAGCCTGATGGTGATCGGCGACACCGGCAGCCTGTATGCGGAAGTCAACATCGACGAGAGCGACATCGCCAAGATCGCGGTCGGGCAGCAGGCGCGCATCGTGCCGGCCGCCTTCCCGGACAAGTCGCTGTCCGGCAAGGTCGACCGCATCGCGCTGGCGCCCCGGCAGAACGGCCAGCAGGGCGCACCGGCGCAGGGCGTGAGCGGGCAGAGCAAGAACTACCCGGTGAAGGTGCGGCTGGAGGCGGCGGCCGGCTCGCTGTTCCATCCCGGCATGAGCTGCCGTGCCGAGATTTCCACCGCGGCCGCCAATGGCCAGAAGCGCCTCGCGGTGCCGGTGCAGGCGGTGGTCTACGAGCACAGCGGCGGCGACGAGTCGCAGGCCAAGGCCAGCGTGCTGGTGATGAAGGATGGCCGCGCCAGCAAGCGCCCGGTCGAGACCGGCGTGGCGGACGACCTGCACATCGAGGTCGTCAAGGGCCTGGCCGAAGGCGAGCAGGTGATCGTCGGCCCGGCCAAGACCCTGCGCTTCCTGCGCGACGGCGAACGGGTGGCGAGCCGCTCGGCGCCTGCGCCTACCCCGGCGCCTGCGGCATCGCAGGCCGAACCGAAGGAGCCGGCCCGGTCATGATCGAGCTGTCCAACATCAGCAAGACCTACTGGCTGGGCAACGAGCCCTATGCCGCGCTGGACCGGCTGGCGCTGCAGGTCGGCCGCAACGAGATGGTCGCGCTGACCGGGGCGTCCGGCTCCGGCAAGTCCACCCTGATGAACATCCTTGGCTGCCTGGACACGCCCACCGAGGGCAGCTACCGGCTCGACGGGCAGGAGGTGGCGGCGCTGGACGAAGACCAGCTGGCAGCGGTGCGCAACCGCAAGATCGGCTTCGTGTTCCAGAACTTCCACCTGGTGCCGCGGGTG
Proteins encoded in this region:
- a CDS encoding fatty acid desaturase family protein; translated protein: MFRCSSSFQAPTGLRPYPLVWRCFAPALSPGLAAVSLPALRRRRRSVPLPASASVPMAARRRLANHAFSPQILAQLKVLSQSDNWHGLLAVLADYLVIALAVAAGQLVNWLYPLAVLVIGARQRALASILHDAAHGRAARHRWLNRLLGSQLSGYLILQAFAPYRQSHVIYHHGHLGDERLDPDYRLYIEDGLYHGMTRSRFFWREVLATALLLRAPAYLAYLVRHRSAMLLRHKTEFASMALLWGAILLAVDQVDGWSLLLLYWVVPFLTSFLVIGRFIEIAEHYPLLGQGNPGTILHGARNRFSHRLEAWFFSLHSEHLHLVHHLRPDIPFWNVGKAHQVMLQDPEYARVNREFGGIFLSSNDRPALVPALLRGGIALPGDAPSPSAPAGLSIDPLNGVASHHPIPDPSLGPGRSTS
- a CDS encoding YIP1 family protein — translated: MKAGDTSHLPTYRSAAQRPMNSLQLAWAIFTEPAAAFDALERQPRFWFALLVPAALSVAVFLWYFGVVDFPWLTEQMLSAHPKFDEMSEADKRDAAQLFTREVMLWSSVASLGLGVPLLRVLEAAYYSLAGKLTNVQHSFRHWLALAAWSSFPAVLISVAMVLPLLLTDNGQVTMEGLNPLSLNELLFNVPRSSEWHTLLTTLTVLHPWMWWLGVRAVQAWSGRGAGFSSAFALAPVVAVYGAWTLFILL
- a CDS encoding efflux RND transporter periplasmic adaptor subunit; this encodes MNKRQLVFVGVALLAAAGLAFKISRAESAKEVEAEAAVHRVLTPTILASGSLTYESQVTLVSEIVGRVQEVLVEDGDQVKRGQVLLRLDPEASLAELAQLEANRRQAALNIQRQQVRRESTLAKWRRYEALRAQGMVEAIKFDELVTEKDVAEVELQTSREALRQAEAELQQARERHAKTVIRAPMDGKVTAVYVKAGETAVPSAASIAGSSLMVIGDTGSLYAEVNIDESDIAKIAVGQQARIVPAAFPDKSLSGKVDRIALAPRQNGQQGAPAQGVSGQSKNYPVKVRLEAAAGSLFHPGMSCRAEISTAAANGQKRLAVPVQAVVYEHSGGDESQAKASVLVMKDGRASKRPVETGVADDLHIEVVKGLAEGEQVIVGPAKTLRFLRDGERVASRSAPAPTPAPAASQAEPKEPARS